From a region of the Trichocoleus sp. genome:
- a CDS encoding sulfurtransferase — MTSPIASLSTPNSSLPDRFVVSADWLAEHLSNPEVIVVDCRFSLMEPTVGQQQYEVSHIPGAFYLDLNQDLSSPVGQHGGRHPLPDPLQFVEKMAAIGVRSAEPGQTPTLVVAYDDSRFAYAARLWWLLRYLGHDQVAVLDGGFQAWKTAGYPTTAAKPQAIPGHFVPHLRSDWVVDAAAVNHLKDNATVTLVDSREGERYRGEREPIDPIAGHIPGAVNYPWQEVTDTDGFIKTLSAQQQRWQPLQNASTVLVYCGSGVTACVNLLSLAIAEVSDSKLYAGSWSDWCSRSMPVERSPDI; from the coding sequence ATGACTTCTCCAATCGCTTCTTTATCCACTCCTAATTCATCTTTACCCGATCGCTTCGTTGTTTCGGCAGATTGGCTTGCAGAGCACTTATCCAATCCAGAAGTAATCGTGGTTGACTGTCGATTTTCCCTGATGGAACCGACGGTTGGTCAGCAACAGTACGAGGTCAGCCATATTCCAGGGGCATTTTATCTAGATTTGAATCAAGACCTCTCTAGCCCAGTGGGTCAACATGGGGGGCGACATCCTTTGCCTGATCCACTGCAGTTTGTTGAAAAAATGGCTGCAATCGGGGTGCGATCGGCTGAACCAGGACAAACACCAACGCTGGTCGTTGCTTATGACGATTCTCGCTTTGCATATGCAGCAAGGCTCTGGTGGCTGTTGCGCTATTTGGGTCATGATCAAGTCGCTGTTCTTGATGGTGGCTTTCAAGCCTGGAAAACCGCAGGCTACCCTACAACTGCTGCAAAGCCTCAAGCAATTCCCGGTCATTTTGTGCCGCACTTGCGATCGGATTGGGTCGTTGATGCCGCAGCCGTAAACCACTTAAAAGACAATGCAACGGTCACTTTAGTTGACTCCCGCGAAGGCGAGCGATATCGAGGGGAACGGGAACCGATCGATCCGATCGCAGGTCACATTCCTGGTGCAGTGAACTATCCTTGGCAGGAAGTCACAGACACAGATGGGTTTATCAAGACTCTCTCCGCCCAGCAGCAGCGCTGGCAACCGCTTCAGAACGCTTCTACAGTGCTGGTTTATTGTGGTTCGGGTGTCACTGCTTGTGTTAACTTGCTTTCTCTCGCGATCGCTGAAGTTTCTGATAGCAAACTCTATGCAGGCAGTTGGAGCGATTGGTGTTCTCGTTCAATGCCAGTCGAACGTTCACCTGATATTTAG
- a CDS encoding NYN domain-containing protein — translation MSLSVNRLSIFVDGNNMFYAQQKNGWFFDPRRVLEYFTREPDIKLINAFWYTGLKDSQDQRGFRDALISLGYTVRIKILKEYYDDNSGRISQKANLDIEIVVDMFNTVDQYDHVILFSGDGDFERAIELLRSKNTYITVVSTEGMIARELRNATDRYIDLNDIRPEIEKVDN, via the coding sequence ATGTCTTTATCAGTAAACCGTCTCTCAATTTTTGTAGACGGCAACAATATGTTCTATGCCCAACAGAAAAATGGTTGGTTCTTTGATCCCAGACGAGTCTTAGAATATTTTACCCGTGAACCTGACATTAAGTTGATTAACGCTTTCTGGTACACAGGACTGAAAGACTCTCAAGACCAAAGAGGCTTCCGAGATGCATTGATTAGTTTAGGGTATACGGTTCGCATTAAAATTTTGAAAGAATATTACGACGACAATTCTGGTCGGATTTCTCAGAAAGCAAATCTCGATATTGAAATCGTTGTCGATATGTTCAACACCGTTGATCAATACGATCATGTCATCTTATTTAGTGGTGATGGTGATTTTGAACGGGCGATCGAACTGCTCCGCTCTAAGAATACTTACATTACGGTTGTGTCCACCGAGGGTATGATTGCCAGGGAACTGAGAAACGCGACCGATCGATATATTGACCTTAACGATATTCGTCCTGAAATTGAGAAAGTTGATAATTAA
- a CDS encoding phycobilisome rod-core linker polypeptide — MSVKASGGSSVARPQLYQTVPVATISQAEQQDRFPGRAELNELSGYFNSGLKRLEIAETLTRNSELIVSRAANRIFVGGSPMAFLEKPAEEAPVMMTMGGTALDVKESMKLGTATYVSSGGGFLEGLRSLFSASGSGPAPAGFRPINVARYGPRNMQKSLRDMSWFLRYTTYAIVAGDPNIIAVNTRGLREIIENACSGEATIVALQEMRVAALGYFKQDADAAAIVSQYFDVLVNEFKAPTPSNKVRQRPSGDQQGLQLPQIYFNSAERRPKYAMKPGLSSTEKNDVVKAAYRQVFERDITRAYSLAISDLESKVKNGDISMKEFIRRLGKSPLYRKNFYEPYINSRALELAFRHFLGRGPSSREEVQKYFSIVSNGGLSALVDALVDSQEYSDYFGEETVPYLRGLGQEAQECRNWGPQQDLFKYSAPFRKVPQFITTFAAYTQPLPDQHVYGSGNDPLEIQFGAIFPKQTRNPSTNPAPFGKDTRRILINRGPGINNQLSNPAARGVAPGALGPKVFKLDQLPNYTGTFAKKGGNTQGISTKFSESSTQKVIKAAYFQVFGRDVYEGQRLKVSEIKLENGEIPVREFIRQLAKSDLFRKLYWTSLYVTKAIEYIHRRLLGRPTYGRQEINSYFDIAAKKGFYALVDAIIDSPEYSQAFGEDTVPYERYLTPGGLALRTNRVGSISDKSAKVEKTETPMFVQKGSVADNRSIADVEYRINQGVSKRREQTKTFKLTTLDSVAVNTLIRAAYRQIFERDVEPYVVQNEFTALESRLANGEINLKEFIEALGTSRLYIKEFYTPYPNTKVIELGTKHFLGRAPIDQVEIRKYNKILASEGLGAFIRAMTNSKEYEENFGEDTVPYRRFPNLPAANFPNTQKLYDQLTKQNKDLVVPSFEPVKTRMDITKMPLMSKAAADLAKQARQMDMTKPKFIELGRSFSNGDGQSVEVGVGTSRRKPARIYRLNPDSSQVEKELVINALYVQVMDVFSGQVPREIRRSDLESKLKNGETSVREFVKVLASSDIYVRRFYTPYPNTKVIEFLFRHLLGRAPATQAEIRQYNKLLADQGLRAAVEAMVDSAEYARYFGEDVVPYKRFPSLPAGNYLGSVKAEEDLVKQSWSDLSPSYLTGRS, encoded by the coding sequence ATGAGTGTTAAGGCGAGTGGTGGAAGCTCTGTTGCGCGTCCGCAGCTTTATCAAACCGTGCCCGTCGCAACCATTTCTCAAGCCGAACAGCAAGACCGTTTCCCTGGGCGGGCAGAGTTAAATGAGTTGTCTGGCTATTTCAACTCTGGTTTAAAGCGGTTAGAAATTGCTGAAACGCTAACCCGCAACTCAGAATTAATTGTCTCCCGTGCCGCTAACCGGATCTTTGTGGGTGGCTCTCCAATGGCGTTCTTAGAGAAGCCAGCGGAAGAAGCACCTGTAATGATGACGATGGGTGGTACGGCACTGGACGTGAAAGAGTCCATGAAACTAGGTACAGCAACCTATGTTTCTAGCGGTGGTGGCTTCCTGGAAGGATTGCGATCGCTCTTTAGTGCCTCTGGTAGTGGTCCGGCTCCTGCTGGATTCCGCCCGATTAACGTGGCTCGCTACGGTCCTCGCAATATGCAGAAATCGCTGCGAGACATGAGCTGGTTCCTACGCTATACGACCTATGCAATCGTGGCGGGTGATCCAAACATCATCGCGGTGAATACACGTGGTCTGCGGGAAATCATCGAGAATGCCTGCTCTGGTGAAGCAACAATCGTTGCACTCCAAGAAATGCGGGTTGCGGCTCTAGGCTACTTCAAGCAAGATGCTGATGCTGCGGCGATCGTTTCTCAGTATTTTGATGTGTTGGTCAACGAGTTCAAAGCTCCGACACCTTCTAATAAGGTGCGTCAGCGCCCTTCGGGCGACCAGCAAGGTCTACAACTGCCTCAAATCTACTTCAACTCGGCAGAGCGTCGTCCAAAGTACGCGATGAAGCCGGGTCTTTCTTCCACTGAGAAGAATGATGTAGTGAAGGCAGCTTACCGTCAGGTGTTTGAACGGGACATTACACGCGCTTACTCGCTGGCGATTTCTGACCTGGAATCGAAAGTGAAGAACGGCGATATCTCCATGAAGGAGTTTATCCGTCGTTTAGGTAAGTCGCCGCTGTACCGCAAAAACTTCTATGAGCCATACATCAACAGCCGTGCGCTAGAACTGGCATTCCGTCACTTCTTGGGTCGGGGTCCTTCTTCTAGAGAAGAGGTGCAGAAGTATTTTTCGATCGTCTCCAATGGCGGCTTGTCTGCGCTGGTTGATGCCTTAGTTGATTCTCAGGAGTATTCTGATTACTTCGGTGAAGAAACTGTTCCTTATCTGCGCGGTCTGGGTCAGGAAGCCCAAGAATGTCGCAACTGGGGTCCACAGCAAGACCTGTTTAAGTACAGTGCACCGTTCCGCAAAGTTCCTCAGTTCATCACCACTTTTGCGGCTTATACCCAACCTCTGCCTGATCAGCACGTTTATGGTTCTGGCAACGATCCGCTGGAAATCCAGTTTGGGGCAATTTTCCCGAAACAGACTCGCAATCCCAGCACGAATCCCGCACCTTTTGGTAAAGATACTCGCCGGATTTTAATCAATCGCGGCCCGGGTATTAACAACCAATTGAGCAACCCAGCAGCGAGAGGTGTGGCTCCGGGTGCGTTAGGTCCGAAGGTGTTCAAGCTGGATCAACTGCCCAACTACACGGGTACATTTGCGAAGAAGGGTGGCAACACGCAGGGCATCAGCACCAAGTTCTCCGAAAGCTCCACCCAAAAGGTGATCAAAGCAGCTTACTTCCAGGTGTTTGGGCGCGATGTTTATGAAGGGCAACGCCTCAAGGTTTCGGAAATTAAGCTGGAGAACGGTGAAATCCCCGTGCGGGAGTTTATCCGGCAGTTGGCGAAATCGGACTTGTTCCGCAAGCTCTACTGGACTTCTCTGTATGTAACGAAGGCGATCGAATATATCCATCGTCGCTTGCTGGGTCGCCCAACCTATGGTCGCCAAGAGATCAATAGCTACTTCGATATTGCAGCGAAGAAGGGCTTCTATGCACTGGTTGATGCAATTATCGATAGCCCAGAATACAGCCAAGCTTTTGGTGAAGATACCGTTCCTTACGAGCGTTATTTGACTCCTGGTGGTCTGGCACTGCGAACCAACCGAGTTGGCAGCATCAGCGACAAGAGTGCCAAGGTTGAGAAGACAGAAACCCCAATGTTTGTTCAAAAGGGATCTGTTGCAGACAACCGCAGCATTGCTGATGTTGAATACCGGATTAATCAGGGCGTTAGTAAGCGGCGGGAGCAAACCAAGACCTTCAAGCTCACTACCCTTGACTCTGTTGCAGTCAATACGCTAATTCGGGCAGCTTATCGCCAGATCTTTGAACGCGATGTAGAGCCTTATGTAGTGCAAAACGAGTTCACTGCGCTGGAGAGCAGGCTGGCAAACGGTGAAATCAACCTGAAAGAGTTTATTGAGGCACTCGGAACTTCTCGTTTGTATATCAAGGAGTTCTATACGCCTTACCCGAACACAAAGGTAATTGAACTAGGAACAAAGCACTTCCTGGGTCGAGCACCGATCGATCAGGTAGAAATCCGCAAGTACAACAAGATCCTTGCATCGGAAGGTTTGGGTGCGTTCATTCGTGCCATGACCAACAGCAAGGAGTATGAGGAAAACTTCGGCGAGGACACCGTTCCTTACCGTCGCTTCCCCAACCTGCCTGCAGCGAATTTCCCAAATACGCAAAAGCTGTATGACCAACTAACCAAGCAAAACAAAGATTTGGTTGTGCCTAGCTTTGAGCCAGTGAAGACTCGGATGGACATCACAAAGATGCCCCTGATGAGCAAGGCTGCTGCTGATCTGGCGAAGCAAGCTCGTCAGATGGACATGACCAAGCCCAAGTTCATTGAGTTGGGTCGTTCCTTCTCCAATGGCGATGGTCAGTCTGTGGAAGTGGGTGTGGGCACGAGCCGTCGTAAGCCTGCTCGAATTTATCGCCTGAATCCAGATTCTTCCCAGGTAGAGAAAGAACTGGTCATCAATGCGCTTTATGTGCAGGTAATGGATGTCTTCAGTGGTCAAGTGCCGCGTGAAATCCGGCGATCGGATCTGGAGAGCAAGCTGAAGAATGGCGAAACCTCCGTTCGGGAGTTCGTCAAGGTTCTGGCAAGCTCTGATATCTATGTTCGTCGCTTCTACACGCCTTACCCCAATACGAAGGTCATTGAGTTCCTGTTCCGTCACCTGTTGGGACGTGCTCCGGCAACACAGGCAGAAATCCGCCAGTACAACAAGCTACTTGCAGATCAAGGTTTGCGGGCTGCGGTTGAGGCAATGGTTGATAGTGCAGAATATGCACGTTACTTTGGCGAGGATGTGGTTCCTTACAAGCGGTTCCCGTCTCTTCCTGCAGGTAACTATCTGGGCAGCGTCAAGGCAGAAGAAGACCTGGTGAAGCAGTCCTGGTCTGACCTCTCACCTTCTTATCTCACGGGTCGCAGTTAA
- a CDS encoding class I SAM-dependent methyltransferase produces the protein MSDQTISAAVAKLYDTYPFPPEPLLDEPPPGYNWRWNWLAAYNFCTGQKPDRQNVRILDAGCGSGVGTEYLVHLNPQAQVVGIDLSAGTLAVAKERCQRSGADRAEFHHLSLYDVAQIPGEFDLINCVGVLHHLPDPIRGIQALAPKLAPGGIMHIFVYAEQGRWEIKLMQQAIGLLQGDKRGDYRDGVQVGRQIFAALPENNRLVKREQERWSLENQKDECFADMYVHPQEIDYNIDTLFELIDASGLEFLGFSNPRTWQLDRLLSKTPDLLERSQHLTERQRYRLIELLDPESITHYEFFLGRKPLPQTDWSSDEALLSAIPERSSCMDGWDSRCLFNYDYQIINLSEPEYQFLKACDGNQTHTVNGILQQVELDLAGVRSLQAQQLILLTPSN, from the coding sequence ATGTCCGATCAAACCATCTCTGCTGCCGTTGCAAAACTTTACGACACTTATCCCTTCCCACCCGAACCGCTCCTGGACGAACCGCCGCCTGGATATAACTGGCGATGGAACTGGCTCGCTGCTTACAATTTTTGTACTGGACAAAAACCTGATCGCCAAAATGTTCGCATTCTGGATGCAGGCTGCGGCTCTGGAGTGGGTACAGAATATCTGGTTCATCTCAATCCCCAGGCTCAAGTCGTCGGGATTGATTTAAGTGCCGGAACTTTGGCAGTCGCAAAAGAACGGTGTCAGAGGTCGGGAGCCGATCGCGCTGAGTTTCATCACCTTAGCCTCTATGACGTGGCGCAAATTCCGGGCGAGTTTGACTTAATCAATTGTGTGGGTGTACTCCATCATTTACCTGACCCAATTCGGGGCATCCAAGCCCTCGCGCCCAAGCTGGCTCCCGGTGGCATTATGCATATCTTTGTTTATGCGGAGCAGGGTCGCTGGGAAATTAAGCTCATGCAGCAGGCGATCGGCTTACTCCAGGGAGACAAACGCGGCGATTATCGAGATGGAGTCCAGGTGGGCAGACAAATTTTTGCGGCGCTCCCGGAAAATAATCGCTTGGTGAAACGAGAGCAGGAACGCTGGTCGCTGGAAAACCAAAAAGACGAGTGCTTCGCGGATATGTACGTCCATCCGCAGGAAATTGACTACAACATTGATACTCTGTTCGAGCTCATTGATGCTTCTGGGCTAGAGTTCCTTGGCTTCTCGAATCCCCGCACTTGGCAGCTCGATCGATTGTTGAGCAAAACGCCTGATTTATTGGAACGATCGCAGCATTTAACAGAACGACAACGCTATCGCCTCATCGAATTGCTCGATCCAGAAAGCATTACCCACTACGAATTTTTTCTTGGTCGCAAACCGTTACCCCAAACTGATTGGTCTAGTGATGAGGCGTTGCTGTCTGCAATTCCTGAGCGCAGCTCCTGCATGGACGGCTGGGATAGCCGCTGTCTCTTCAACTACGACTACCAAATCATTAACCTGAGTGAGCCAGAATATCAGTTCCTCAAAGCCTGCGATGGCAATCAGACTCATACCGTGAACGGAATTTTGCAGCAGGTTGAACTTGATTTAGCAGGCGTTCGATCGCTCCAGGCACAGCAATTAATTTTGCTTACTCCCTCAAATTAG
- a CDS encoding ATP synthase subunit I — protein sequence MNSPESPVQPTTEEAAQPAGGLPPEPDASMQEYFKLQQDLLRVTLILTGVVFGSVWIFYSLNVALNYLIGACTGVVYLRMLARNVAQLGREKKSLGSARLALLIGVIVAASRLDDLQIMPIFLGFLTYKAAVIFYMLRTAILPDSN from the coding sequence GTGAACTCGCCAGAATCTCCAGTTCAACCCACAACAGAAGAAGCAGCTCAACCTGCTGGTGGTCTTCCGCCAGAACCCGATGCTTCTATGCAGGAGTACTTTAAGCTCCAGCAAGATTTACTCAGAGTCACCCTGATATTAACAGGGGTTGTTTTTGGCTCAGTGTGGATTTTTTATTCTCTTAACGTTGCTCTCAATTATTTAATTGGAGCGTGCACGGGTGTGGTTTACTTGAGAATGTTGGCAAGGAATGTCGCGCAGCTTGGCAGGGAAAAGAAGAGCCTCGGCAGTGCCCGACTCGCGCTTCTGATTGGAGTGATTGTAGCCGCATCACGGTTGGATGATCTACAAATCATGCCAATTTTTTTAGGATTCCTGACCTACAAGGCTGCGGTGATCTTCTATATGCTGCGAACCGCAATTTTACCTGACTCGAATTAG
- the atpB gene encoding F0F1 ATP synthase subunit A, translating to MEMLYKLNALSSFPLAELEVGKQFYWHIGNLELHGQVFLVSWFVIGVLVVASFLATRNIQMVPGGTQNLMEYALEFIRDLAKTQIGEKEYRSWVPFIGTLFLFIFVSNWSGALLPWRLVHLPEGELTAPTSDINTTIALALLTSLAYFYAGFRKKGLGYFGNYVQPVAFMLPFKIIEDFTKPLSLSFRLFGNILADELVVGVLVLLVPLFIPLPVMALGLFTSAIQALIFATLAASYIGEAMEDHHGEGHEEH from the coding sequence ATGGAAATGTTGTACAAGCTGAATGCCCTTAGCTCTTTTCCCTTGGCAGAGTTAGAGGTTGGTAAGCAGTTCTACTGGCATATCGGCAATCTGGAGCTGCATGGACAGGTCTTCCTGGTCTCCTGGTTTGTCATTGGCGTGCTCGTAGTTGCCTCCTTCCTTGCAACTCGCAATATTCAGATGGTTCCGGGCGGTACTCAGAACTTGATGGAGTACGCACTGGAGTTCATCCGTGATCTGGCAAAAACTCAGATTGGGGAAAAGGAATACCGTTCCTGGGTTCCTTTCATCGGAACACTGTTTTTGTTCATTTTTGTCTCCAACTGGTCAGGCGCACTCTTACCCTGGCGTTTGGTTCATTTGCCTGAAGGCGAATTAACAGCTCCGACCAGCGACATCAACACGACGATCGCGTTGGCACTGCTGACTTCTCTGGCATACTTCTATGCTGGCTTTCGCAAGAAGGGGCTGGGCTACTTCGGCAACTATGTGCAGCCAGTAGCATTCATGCTTCCCTTCAAAATTATTGAAGATTTCACTAAACCCCTCTCACTCAGCTTCCGATTGTTCGGAAATATTCTGGCAGACGAACTGGTGGTTGGGGTTCTTGTTCTCCTTGTGCCTCTGTTTATTCCGCTGCCGGTCATGGCTCTGGGTCTCTTCACCAGTGCAATTCAGGCGTTGATTTTTGCAACCCTAGCAGCGTCCTATATCGGAGAGGCAATGGAGGATCATCACGGTGAAGGGCATGAGGAACATTAG
- the atpE gene encoding ATP synthase F0 subunit C, protein MNPTIAAASVLAAALAVGLGAIGPGIGQGNAAGQAVEGIARQPEAEGKIRGTLLLSLAFMEALTIYGLVVALVLLFANPFA, encoded by the coding sequence ATGAATCCAACAATTGCTGCTGCTTCTGTTCTAGCTGCTGCTCTAGCTGTCGGTTTGGGCGCGATCGGTCCTGGTATTGGTCAAGGTAATGCGGCTGGTCAAGCTGTAGAAGGAATTGCTCGTCAGCCTGAAGCAGAAGGTAAGATTCGCGGCACACTGCTGCTGAGCTTGGCGTTTATGGAAGCGTTGACGATTTACGGTCTGGTGGTTGCGCTGGTTCTGCTGTTCGCGAACCCCTTCGCGTAA
- a CDS encoding F0F1 ATP synthase subunit B', protein MMHWTILLAAEAAAEGGKGGLFDIDATLPLMAVQFLILVAVLNALFYKPLGKALDDRDNFIRTNQAEARERLAKAEHLAKQYEQELADTRRQSQAIIADAEADADKIAAQRMAEAQQEAQAQREQAQRELDQQKQEALQSLEQQVDALSRQILEKLLGTQSVG, encoded by the coding sequence ATGATGCACTGGACTATCCTGCTAGCTGCTGAAGCCGCTGCTGAGGGAGGCAAGGGAGGGCTGTTTGATATTGATGCGACGCTGCCGCTAATGGCGGTACAGTTTCTCATCCTCGTAGCAGTTCTGAACGCGCTCTTCTATAAGCCACTGGGTAAAGCACTGGACGATCGAGACAATTTTATTCGCACCAATCAAGCCGAGGCACGCGAACGTCTGGCAAAGGCGGAGCACTTGGCAAAACAATACGAGCAGGAACTGGCGGACACCCGTCGTCAATCTCAAGCAATCATCGCCGACGCAGAAGCCGACGCAGACAAGATTGCTGCTCAGCGGATGGCTGAGGCACAGCAGGAAGCTCAGGCTCAACGTGAACAGGCTCAACGCGAGCTTGATCAGCAAAAGCAAGAAGCTCTGCAATCCTTGGAACAGCAGGTTGACGCTCTTAGCCGCCAAATTCTAGAAAAGCTTTTGGGCACACAATCCGTTGGTTGA
- a CDS encoding F0F1 ATP synthase subunit B: MISTGNLFLLTAEAAEKHGFGINFDILETNLINLAIIIGVLIYFGRGFLGKTLSERRENIEVAIKEAEQRKKDAAAALAQQQQKLAQAKTEADRIRTEAEARAKGVREEILAQADQDIQRMKAAAAQDLNSQQERVITELRQRVAALAMQQVESQLRSGLSSETQQHLIDRSIAMIGGAS, translated from the coding sequence ATGATTAGCACAGGAAATTTATTCTTGCTGACTGCTGAGGCAGCAGAAAAGCATGGGTTTGGGATCAATTTCGATATTCTTGAAACCAACCTGATTAACTTAGCGATTATCATTGGTGTCCTGATCTATTTCGGACGTGGCTTCCTGGGAAAGACGCTTTCTGAGCGTCGAGAAAATATTGAGGTTGCCATCAAGGAAGCAGAGCAGCGCAAGAAGGATGCAGCGGCGGCTCTAGCGCAACAGCAGCAAAAGCTGGCACAGGCTAAAACTGAGGCTGATCGCATTCGGACTGAGGCAGAAGCAAGAGCCAAAGGAGTTCGTGAAGAAATTTTGGCTCAAGCAGACCAGGATATTCAGCGAATGAAAGCGGCAGCGGCTCAAGATCTAAACTCACAGCAAGAGCGCGTTATAACTGAACTGCGGCAGCGAGTCGCAGCTCTGGCAATGCAGCAAGTTGAATCACAGCTTCGCTCTGGTTTGAGTTCTGAAACGCAGCAGCACTTGATCGATCGCAGCATCGCTATGATAGGAGGCGCATCATGA
- the atpH gene encoding ATP synthase F1 subunit delta: MRSSLVSTEIAEPYAQALMSLAQSQDLVDRFEEDANSLLTVLKESADLNVLLTNPFFEADQKKSVLRQIVGDQLHPYLTNFLMLLVDRGRIVFLPDVLEQYRQLTRKLKQTVLAEVTSAVELNEGQQEGIRQRVLGMTQAQQVELDIRIDPDLIGGVIIKVGSQVVDASLRGQLRRISVRLGSAV, encoded by the coding sequence ATGAGATCATCACTGGTGTCAACCGAAATTGCTGAACCTTACGCCCAGGCATTAATGTCGCTGGCGCAGTCGCAAGATCTGGTCGATCGCTTTGAGGAGGATGCGAACTCACTGCTGACAGTTTTGAAAGAGTCAGCAGATTTGAATGTTTTGCTTACCAATCCTTTCTTCGAGGCTGATCAAAAGAAATCCGTTCTACGCCAAATTGTGGGCGATCAGCTTCATCCTTACCTGACCAACTTCCTGATGCTGCTAGTCGATCGAGGCAGAATTGTATTCCTTCCAGATGTTTTGGAACAGTACAGGCAACTCACTCGAAAACTGAAGCAAACGGTTCTGGCGGAGGTAACTTCTGCGGTTGAACTCAATGAAGGTCAGCAGGAAGGAATTCGGCAGCGTGTCCTTGGTATGACTCAGGCACAGCAGGTTGAACTGGATATCCGCATTGATCCTGACTTAATTGGTGGCGTCATCATCAAGGTCGGTTCTCAAGTTGTAGATGCCAGCCTGCGCGGTCAGCTTCGTCGCATTAGCGTTCGCTTAGGCAGTGCGGTTTAA
- the atpA gene encoding F0F1 ATP synthase subunit alpha: MAISIRPDEISSIIRQQIEQYDQDVKVSNVGTVLQVGDGIARVYGLQQAMAGELLEFEDGTIGIALNLEEDNVGVVLMGDGLGIQEGSSVTSTGRIASIPVGDAMIGRVVNALARPLDGKGEIQATESRLIESGAPGIIERRSVHEPMQTGITAIDAMIPIGRGQRELIIGDRQTGKTTIAVDTILNQKSENVICVYVAIGQKASTVAQVVETLRERGALDYTIIVAANANDPAALQFLAPYTGAALAEYFMYQGRATLIVYDDLSKQAQAYRQMSLLLRRPPGREAYPGDVFYLHSRLLERAAKLSDELGGGSMTALPIVETQAGDVSAYIPTNVISITDGQIFLTSNLFNSGQRPAVNPGISVSRVGSAAQTKAMKKVAGKVKLELAQFDELQAFAQFASDLDKATQNQLARGQRLREILKQPQYSPLSVAEQVAVIYSGINGYLDDVPTDKVTGFTKGLRDYLKGSKPRYVEIVGNEKQLNDEAESLLKEAIVEFKKTYLATL, translated from the coding sequence ATGGCAATCAGTATCAGACCTGACGAAATTAGTAGCATTATTCGCCAGCAGATCGAGCAGTACGACCAGGACGTTAAAGTATCCAACGTTGGTACCGTTCTTCAAGTAGGTGACGGTATCGCCCGAGTCTACGGTCTGCAACAGGCAATGGCAGGCGAACTGCTGGAGTTTGAAGATGGCACGATCGGCATCGCACTCAACCTGGAAGAGGACAACGTGGGTGTGGTGTTGATGGGCGACGGTTTGGGCATTCAGGAAGGCAGTTCTGTCACTTCAACTGGCAGGATTGCTTCAATTCCGGTCGGCGACGCCATGATTGGTCGCGTTGTCAATGCTCTGGCACGTCCACTCGACGGTAAGGGCGAGATCCAAGCAACAGAATCTCGTTTAATTGAATCGGGTGCGCCTGGCATTATTGAACGTCGCTCGGTGCATGAACCGATGCAAACCGGAATTACCGCGATCGACGCCATGATTCCGATCGGTCGAGGACAGCGGGAGTTAATCATCGGTGACCGCCAAACTGGTAAAACCACGATCGCCGTTGACACAATTCTGAACCAGAAGAGCGAAAACGTGATTTGCGTTTATGTCGCGATCGGTCAGAAAGCTTCTACGGTTGCTCAGGTTGTTGAAACCCTGCGGGAGCGTGGCGCACTCGACTACACGATTATTGTTGCAGCAAACGCAAACGATCCAGCGGCTCTGCAATTTTTAGCTCCTTACACCGGTGCCGCTCTAGCCGAATACTTCATGTACCAGGGCAGAGCAACCCTGATTGTGTATGATGACCTGTCAAAGCAGGCTCAGGCATACCGCCAAATGTCGCTGCTGCTGCGTCGTCCACCGGGACGGGAAGCTTATCCTGGAGACGTGTTCTATCTCCACTCGCGCCTGCTGGAACGGGCAGCAAAGCTGAGTGATGAACTGGGCGGCGGTAGCATGACGGCCCTGCCGATCGTTGAGACTCAAGCAGGTGACGTTTCTGCTTACATCCCCACCAACGTTATTTCGATTACCGATGGTCAAATCTTCTTGACCTCCAACCTGTTCAACTCTGGTCAGCGTCCGGCAGTTAACCCCGGTATTTCCGTATCCCGGGTAGGTTCTGCGGCACAGACCAAGGCAATGAAAAAGGTTGCTGGTAAGGTGAAGCTGGAACTAGCTCAGTTTGACGAACTGCAAGCGTTTGCTCAGTTTGCTTCTGACCTGGATAAAGCCACTCAAAACCAGTTGGCACGCGGTCAGCGTTTGCGGGAAATTCTGAAGCAACCTCAGTACTCACCGTTGTCTGTGGCTGAACAGGTTGCTGTGATTTACTCCGGTATCAATGGCTATCTAGATGATGTCCCAACCGATAAAGTGACAGGCTTCACTAAGGGTCTGCGCGATTATCTGAAGGGCAGCAAGCCTCGTTACGTGGAGATTGTCGGCAACGAGAAGCAGTTGAATGATGAAGCTGAGTCTCTGCTGAAAGAAGCGATCGTTGAGTTCAAGAAGACTTACTTAGCAACGCTGTAA